The following coding sequences are from one Ornithodoros turicata isolate Travis chromosome 1, ASM3712646v1, whole genome shotgun sequence window:
- the LOC135378218 gene encoding E3 ubiquitin-protein ligase TRIM71-like — MQEVHGEHRFSSMAAFGGNTHLDFVAEVGCSLCRCQPRADLRVLSCLHSLCPKCLDECKGDLACPVCGHEENSMDCYGLPPPFIIRNILSVVKEDYENGFGDYGPCSACDEGNPATGRCRDCNELLCDNCVWAHQRVRLTKDHNIVRVSEDKPQIMLNSCTNNNSGDHRRCERHDREVLNLYCETCFEALCRECTMKEHAGHSFVYLQDAVASARAAVGEALADARAWVRSLKEGVDRAREMSERVRARAQAVETELRATVRRHRVALDQRERELVQRLKQIECVKEAALSQQRDDLRAAVERVTHAAERVQHAHADLDLLRASKDLAARLEEIRRAKTQPLEDDAVTFTSPDSALLGAIRALGFLSSAGFAPKSIVIGDGLQKALKGRRALFVVQARDHLGDPRLVGGDPIVVTVRGPDGSSVRVDVVDQQNGSYQVTYHPQVEGRHSIAVLLRGVDVLRSPFTVMVRSGRNYIAMGSPLLSIGGEGDSEGQLCRPWGVCSDSEGRLIVADRSNNRIQIFNPDGSFRSKFGSAGDRPGQFDRPAGVAWDATRNRIIVADKDNHRIQVFLQDGKFLLKFGEKGSKTGQFSYPWDVAVNMEGQILVSDTRNHRIQLFQADGTFINKYGFDGGPLWKQFDSPRGVAFLNDGHMVVTDFNNHRVLVIRPDFQSARYLGGEGSEPGRFMRPQGVAVDVEGHIIVADSRNHRIQVFRPDGTLFAWFGTKGEGPGELDRPSGVSVGPDGQVAVVDFGNNRVQVF; from the exons ATGCAAGAAGTTCACGGAGAGCACAGGTTCAGTTCGATGGCTGCGTTTGGCGGGAACACGCACCTCGACTTCGTAGCCGAGGTGGGATGTTCGCTTTGCCGATGCCAACCCAGGGCTGACCTAAGAGTACTGTCATGCCTGCATTCCTTATGTCCAAAGTGCCTGGATGAATGTAAAGGAGACCTCGCCTGCCCAGTGTGCGGCCACGAGGAAAACAGCATGGACTGTTACGGGCTTCCACCTCCCTTTATTATTAGAAACATTCTAAGCGTCGTCAAAGAAGACTACGAAAATGGATTTGGCGACTACGGTCCATGCAGTGCTTGTGACGAGGGTAACCCGGCGACAGGTCGCTGCCGGGACTGCAACGAACTACTTTGCGACAATTGCGTCTGGGCCCACCAAAGAGTACGACTCACAAAGGACCACAACATCGTTCGCGTCTCTGAAGACAAGCCGCAGATCATGCTCAACTCGTGTACTAACAACAACTCTGGTGATCACCGTCGCTGCGAGCGGCACGATAGGGAGGTGCTGAACCTTTATTGCGAGACTTGCTTTGAAGCCCTTTGCCGAGAATGTACCATGAAGGAACATGCTGGCCACAGCTTCGTCTACCTACAGGATGCGGTTGCATCGGCACGAGCAGCAGTTGGTGAAGCCCTCGCAGATGCTCGAGCCTGGGTACGCTCTTTGAAAGAAGGCGTCGATAGGGCACGTGAGATGTCCGAGAGAGTTCGAGCTCGCGCACAAGCTGTTGAAACCGAACTCCGCGCAACGGTACGCAGGCACAGAGTTGCCTTAGATCAACGTGAACGGGAACTAGTACAACGCCTCAAGCAAATTGAATGTGTCAAAGAAGCAGCACTGTCACAGCAGAGAGATGATCTGCGAGCAGCAGTAGAACGTGTAACTCATGCTGCAGAACGTGTCCAACATGCTCATGCAGACTTAGACCTCCTCCGAGCAAGTAAAGACCTTGCGGCCAGGTTGGAAGAAATACGCCGAGCTAAGACTCAACCATTGGAGGATGATGCTGTAACATTTACATCACCAGATTCTGCATTACTAGGTGCAATACGGGCCCTTGGTTTTCTGAGTAGTGCAGGGTTTGCCCCAAAGTCCATCGTTATTGGGGATGGTCTGCAGAAAGCTCTGAAAGGAAGACGGGCACTGTTTGTGGTGCAGGCAAGAGATCACCTTGGGGACCCAAGGCTGGTTGGAGGTGACCCAATTGTTGTTACTGTGCGTGGGCCTGATGGCAGCTCTGTGAGAGTAGACGTAGTCGACCAGCAGAATGGTAGTTACCAAGTCACGTACCACCCTCAAGTTGAAGGACGGCACAGCATAGCAGTACTCCTCAGAGGTGTCGATGTGCTACGGAGTCCCTTCACTGTCATGGTTAGGTCTGGAAGAAATTACATCGCAATGGGAAGCCCACTCCTGTCCATTGGTGGCGAAGGCGATTCGGAAGGACAGCTGTGTCGCCCATGGGGGGTATGCAGCGACTCGGAAGGTCGGCTCATTGTTGCAGATAGGTCAAACAACCGGATCCAGATCTTTAATCCGGATGGCAGCTTCCGAAGCAAGTTTGGCAGTGCAGGGGACAGGCCAGGCCAATTCGACCGGCCTGCTGGCGTGGCCTGGGATGCAACACGGAACAGAATAATAGTAGCGGACAAAGATAACCATCGTATCCAG GTGTTCCTACAAGATGGAAAATTCCTGCTGAAGTTTGGAGAGAAAGGGTCCAAGACTGGTCAGTTCAGCTACCCATGGGATGTCGCTGTCAACATGGAGGGGCAAATCTTGGTCTCGGACACCCGCAACCACCGCATCCAGCTCTTCCAGGCAGATGGGACTTTCATCAACAAATATGGCTTTGACGGTGGACCACTGTGGAAGCAGTTTGACTCCCCACGTGGTGTTGCCTTCCTTAATGATGGCCACATGGTCGTAACCGACTTCAACAATCACAGGGTTCTGGTCATCCGCCCAGATTTCCAGTCTGCACGCTACCTTGGAGGTGAAGGCTCTGAGCCCGGGCGGTTTATGCGCCCCCAAGGTGTCGCCGTTGATGTTGAAGGCCACATCATCGTTGCCGACTCTCGCAATCATCGCATCCAGGTCTTCAGACCAGACGGCACACTATTTGCCTGGTTTGGAACCAAGGGCGAAGGTCCCGGAGAACTGGACCGTCCTTCTGGTGTGAGCGTTGGTCCAGATGGGCAAGTTGCGGTGGTTGATTTTGGGAATAATCGCGTCCAGGTGTTCTAG